gacagacagacagacagacagacagacagacagacagttatgtCATGGTGCATTAACTCCCCACATCACTGACTTCTCTCACATAACCATCAGTTCTCACCATTTTGGAGAGTTCATCAGCAGACTCagccactctctctctgtcattacTGTCCACCACGAAGATCAGACCCTGGAGAGAAACCACAGAACACAGCATGTGGAGGacggacaggattaggaaggagcacatcagagggacggctcaggtCGGTTGTTTAGGGGACGAGGACAGAGACACTAGATTGAGacggtttggacatgtacagaggagggagatggttatattggtagaaggatgttggagatgtgGTCAGGGATATGGTTGTGGtagagggatgtggtagcctagtggttaaggtgttgggctactgatctgAATATTATGAGTtccaatcccaggtccaccaagctgcccctgctgggccactgagcaGGGCCTCAAGTTGTagaaactttaataataaaatgtaagtcactctggataaagctGCTAGGCTGCTAAatgagatggagctgcaggtcagaggtcaagaggaagccCAAAGatgagatatatggatgtgttaaatgaggacatgaagggttagggttagggttaggtgtgGGAgtcgaggatgatgaggatagagtCAGTTTACTGTGGACTTCCTGTCCAGCTCTATGCAATTCTAACTGGAATTTaagagaaaatataaataacttgTTTAACTAATAAACACAGATGAAAGGACGTCTGACCTGAACACCTGAAGAAGGTGaaactgccgtgtgtgtgtgtgtgtgtgtgatgtgtaactgctgtgtgtgtgtgatgtgtaactgctgtgtgtgtgtgatgtgtaaaatacttgtgtgtgtacctgagtgtTCTGGAAGTAATGTCTCCACAGAGGACGGATTTTATCCTGACCACCGACATCCCACACGGTGAAGCAGATGTTCCTGTACTCCACAGTCTCCACATTAAACCCTGAAGAAGAGGAAAACAACTACTGAGTGTTGCAGAAGGACGAGTTGATCTGAAACATCACATCAGTCTCATTACGCAAAGACTTTATCAGTAAATAAAGACTTCACTAAGCCGGGGTTTCTGAACACAAGTTTAACAGTGACCTAGGGTTAGATGTGGTGCAATTTCCCCATGAAGCAACAAACACAAGCCTCACTGTGTGATGAAACCAGAGCAGTGAATCTACTGTTTACTCTCCGTGTGACCTTCTAGTCAAATAAAGAACCAGAGCGATGAGATGAAACTGTTACCATAATAAAgatgattttatttctcttatatcACAGCAGTTTATCACCAAGTACACTTTAATTATTCAATTATAAAAGTTTAATAAGGGAAAAATCTCAGAAGTGTaaagtcctctgtcctgaagatgtggagaagttccagcttcacctcttactgagacacagagctcacactggagactacTTTggtacatgacacacacacacacacacacacacacacacacacacacacacacacacctcttcacaGAACACTTATCAGTGGAGTTTAAGCTGTAACCGTCCCTGTGACTGacctgttgctatagaaaccataaggtatcagagcgagtacattaatataaagctgtgatgttCAGATgctctactgtcagagctgctgttctagagaaTTAATCACCACCTGagcaccaatcagagtccagagcTCAGTCATGTGATGATGGAAGTTAATTCATGTTAATTCTTCTGAACTCTGTTGTGTAGAAAAGATTTctctaattaaaatgttaaacttaCCAATAGTTGGGATTGTAGTCACAATTTCTCCAAGTTTTAGTTTGTACAATATGGTGGTTTTACCTGCAGCATCCAGACCCACtgtaacagaaacacacagatgtATGAGCTGCcatgtgtgcgcacacacacacacacacacacacacacacacacacacacacacacacacacacacaccatgttaaCACTTTATCTAACAGAGGAAACTTAACTACATCGatctttttataaatgtttatatcagtaaaaacattttatactcCTCAAAGTCCTCATGAAATGACTCAGAAGCTGTGGTTTGATTTTGCATGTggaagttttatttttctagaaacaggaagtaaaagtGTGAAGAGCAGAGAGTGTGATCCTTCATCCTGTCCCCTACTGTGGGTCAGTGGTGCTAAAGGCTCTAAAGGATACAGAAGGTCTGGGGTTCGGTACCACTGCTGGATGGAGTCCCTTCAAACCCTCTGAGGTATAAAGTCACAGTCTGAGGGACTTCCTCTGACCGGTCCCTCACAAATCCGCAGGAATAAATCCTACATTTGCACTTCatacagaagtgtgtgtaaagttttaTGTCCAAACCCCAATGAAGCAGCGTGTTTACTGCTAACTACCCCGCTCGTGTAGAGCACAACAGCCCCAGGGGTATAAACACAAACCTGGTGGTGCAGGACGTCACCAGGACACTGCTGTGTCTGGGTTTGTTCTACTGAAGCTTTAAGGGAAGTTAATTAAGTTTTTTCACTAATAAACTACAAATAATGTAAACCATAAGCATGGGGCTAATCTTAAGGCTCACAAACTTTAatccaggataaaaaaaatacaccttaaaatgtttaaactcAGTTATTAGTGGTTTGTGTATGAGATCTATAGGAAATCTACAGATCTAATGTaggttagacacacacacacacacacacacacacacacacacacacacacacacacacacatatatatatatatatatatatacacacatatatactccAACATTTTAGCATTTCTTCACATAATTGCTAGGCTAAGCTAAACTGGGCTAGGCTAAGTTAAGCTAGACATGGGCTAGGCTAGGCTAAACTGGGCTAGGCTAATGAGCTAACTGCTTTAGCCGGCTGGTTCTACGCTGCTACAGAACCTATAAACTCACCCATGAGGATCCGCATCTGTTTCTTCCCGAACAGTCTCCCGAACAGGGAGGAGATCGTCAGCCCCATGCTG
The DNA window shown above is from Tachysurus fulvidraco isolate hzauxx_2018 chromosome 13, HZAU_PFXX_2.0, whole genome shotgun sequence and carries:
- the LOC113649682 gene encoding ADP-ribosylation factor 5: MGLTISSLFGRLFGKKQMRILMVGLDAAGKTTILYKLKLGEIVTTIPTIGFNVETVEYRNICFTVWDVGGQDKIRPLWRHYFQNTQGLIFVVDSNDRERVAESADELSKMLQEDELRDAVLLVFANKQDLPNAMPVSELTDKLGLQSLRSRTWYVQATCATQGTGLYEGLDWLSNELSKR